In Promicromonospora sp. Populi, one genomic interval encodes:
- a CDS encoding squalene cyclase, with protein MLRERDTAALIAANTRWEYDDLPYWGGEVDACINGFTLANGVWLGADVGGIADWFVEHQMAEGGWNCEWVEDGSTRASVRSTLNSLKGLLTHEEATGGTAATRQAQERAEEYLLERHLIRRLSTDEPFGDWVFRLAYPFRSFYDVLSAADYFRAASVLRGTPPDERIGEAIEKIREQRQPDGTWLQARRHPGRVWFEFDVDAGQPSKWLTFHAARVLGWWDGARGTAAHA; from the coding sequence GTGCTGCGCGAGCGGGACACCGCGGCACTGATCGCGGCCAACACCCGCTGGGAGTACGACGACCTTCCGTACTGGGGCGGAGAGGTCGACGCGTGCATCAACGGGTTCACGCTGGCCAACGGTGTGTGGCTCGGGGCGGACGTCGGCGGGATCGCCGACTGGTTCGTCGAGCACCAGATGGCCGAGGGCGGCTGGAACTGCGAGTGGGTGGAGGACGGTTCGACCCGCGCCTCGGTCCGCTCCACGCTCAACTCGCTCAAGGGGCTGCTCACGCACGAGGAGGCCACGGGCGGCACCGCCGCCACCCGTCAGGCGCAGGAGCGCGCCGAGGAGTACCTGCTGGAGCGCCACCTGATCCGGCGGCTGTCGACGGACGAACCCTTCGGCGACTGGGTGTTCCGCCTCGCCTACCCGTTCCGCTCGTTCTACGACGTGCTCAGCGCCGCCGACTACTTCCGTGCCGCGTCTGTGCTGCGCGGCACGCCGCCCGACGAGCGCATCGGCGAGGCGATCGAGAAGATCCGCGAGCAGCGACAGCCGGACGGCACGTGGTTGCAGGCGCGGCGCCACCCGGGCCGGGTGTGGTTCGAGTTCGACGTCGACGCCGGGCAGCCGTCGAAGTGGCTGACGTTCCATGCCGCCCGGGTGCTGGGCTGGTGGGACGGGGCGCGGGGGACCGCGGCCCACGCCTGA